From Apium graveolens cultivar Ventura chromosome 9, ASM990537v1, whole genome shotgun sequence, the proteins below share one genomic window:
- the LOC141682463 gene encoding pentatricopeptide repeat-containing protein At5g14080: MRKSTSELANLISRSLITASNKSFPTRTWTPQLELTLHQLGCRDSLTSSLVARVIDPFLLTHHSLAHGFFNWASQQPGFSHSSLSYQSLLKSLSISRQFNDLDKVFSYAKSRNIELEPCVYGSIMHSYIVSKKTRKAFLMFKESGCGIGVEICNLLLAALASDGNVGDARKVFDEMIVRGIEFSTLGVGVFLWRFCRNGELSEVLRLLDEVRRSGFGSGFNGSVLAVLVVHGFCLECRVEEAVYVLDELRGRDCKPDFMAYRIVAETLKKVTGNVVEVERVLKRKRKFGVAPRSKDYKEFIYALISERMICEARDLGEIIVSGNFPVEEDVLNALIGSVSSIDPGCAIYFLNFLLEKERLPAILTMSNLSRSLCKHGKIDELLEVFKVLSAKEYFVDSETYNLKVSFMCKAGRVREAYQVLQEMKKKGLSPDVSLYNSLMEACCREDLIRPAKRLWDEMFANGCEGNLKTYNILIGKFSKIGQAEEAHRIFHKMQDKGVKPDTTTYLSLLEGLCEEKEIKTALEIFIESINRDATLAWNVLNSFILFLCKEGYFSDACKLLCGWYNDVKHANSHAMMLKCMADAGELALAIEHMKWASDNSPSVLHAVIAELLASLSSSTKPDLLRQIIQSVQRRNL, translated from the exons ATGAGGAAATCAACAAGTGAGCTTGCTAATTTAATAAGCCGATCGCTAATAACCGCTTCTAACAAATCATTTCCAACTCGTACTTGGACTCCTCAACTCGAACTCACTCTCCACCAACTCGGTTGTCGTGACTCACTCACCTCCTCACTCGTCGCCCGAGTCATCGACCCGTTTCTCCTCACTCACCATTCTCTCGCTCATGGTTTCTTCAATTGGGCTTCTCAACAACCCGGGTTTTCTCATTCCTCACTTTCGTATCAATCTCTTCTTAAATCTCTCTCAATTTCCCGCCAATTCAATGATCTTGATAAGGTTTTTAGTTATGCGAAGTCGAGAAATATCGAGCTGGAACCGTGTGTTTATGGGTCGATCATGCACTCGTATATCGTATCGAAAAAGACCCGGAAAGCGTTTTTGATGTTTAAGGAGTCGGGGTGTGGGATTGGGGTGGAGATATGTAATTTGTTGCTTGCTGCATTGGCGTCTGATGGGAATGTTGGGGATGCACggaaggtgtttgatgaaatgattGTGAGAGGTATTGAGTTTAGTACACTTGGGGTTGGGGTGTTTTTGTGGAGGTTTTGTAGGAATGGGGAGTTGAGTGAGGTTTTGAGGTTGTTGGATGAGGTTAGGAGGAGTGGTTTTGGTTCGGGTTTTAATGGGTCGGTTTTGGCGGTTTTGGTTGTTCATGGGTTTTGTTTGGAGTGTAGGGTGGAAGAGGCGGTTTATGTGCTTGATGAATTGAGGGGGAGAGATTGTAAGCCCGATTTTATGGCGTATAGAATTGTTGCTGAAACGCTGAAGAAGGTTACGGGAAATGTGGTTGAAGTGGAAAGGGTGttgaagaggaagaggaagttCGGGGTGGCACCGAGGTCTAAGGATTATAAAGAGTTTATATATGCTTTGATTTCGGAGAGAATGATATGTGAAGCAAGGGATTTGGGTGAAATTATTGTTAGTGGTAATTTTCCTGTTGAGGAAGATGTTCTTAATGCTTTGATTGGATCAGTGTCGAGTATTGATCCTGGTTGTGCAATATACTTCTTGAATTTTTTGCTGGAAAAGGAAAGGTTACCGGCTATTCTTACTATGAGCAACTTGAGCAGGAGTTTGTGCAAACATGGGAAAATTGACGAGTTGCTAGAAGTTTTTAAGGTATTGTCTGCCAAAGAGTACTTTGTAGATTCTGAAACCTACAACTTGAAAGTATCATTTATGTGCAAGGCTGGAAGAGTAAGAGAAGCTTATCAGGTTCTCCAAGAAATGAAAAAGAAAGGTCTGTCTCCTGATGTGTCATTATATAATTCACTGATGGAAGCTTGTTGCCGAGAAGATCTCATTCGTCCTGCAAAACGATTGTGGGATGAGATGTTTGCTAATGGTTGTGAGGGCAACTTAAAAACATACAACATCCTTATTGGAAAATTTTCAAAGATAGGTCAGGCAGAAGAAGCTCACCGGATTTTTCACAAAATGCAGGATAAAGGGGTGAAACCTGATACCACAACATATCTATCACTCCTTGAAGGGCTTTGTGAAGAGAAAGAGATAAAGACCGCTCTTGAGATCTTCATAGAGTCCATTAATCGTGATGCAACACTTGCATGGAACGTACTGAATTCGTTCATACTATTCCTATGTAAAGAAG GTTATTTTTCGGATGCTTGTAAATTGCTCTGTGGTTGGTACAATGATGTAAAACATGCCAACTCCCATGCAATGATGCTCAAGTGTATGGCCGATGCTGGGGAGCTTGCTCTGGCCATTGAACACATGAAGTGGGCTTCTGATAACTCGCCTTCAGTTCTTCATGCTGTAATAGCTGAACTTTTGGCTTCACTTTCCTCATCAACAAAACCAGATCTCCTCAGACAGATTATTCAATCAGTGCAGAGAAG